In a genomic window of Curtobacterium flaccumfaciens pv. betae:
- a CDS encoding polyprenyl synthetase family protein, with translation MAESTRLVDLVSARIDRALDEQRERLLAISPDLAPFDRYARDLLSGGKRFRALFCYWGWQSVAGRSGSFDPLAEGSRQTTAEAVVTVAAALEVFHAAALVHDDIMDRSDTRRGRPAAHRRFESLHEESGFVGDRGQYGTNSALLLGDLLLSLSDSVFDEGLALLDPVRARIVRQEFHAMRLDVTAGQYLDVHEETAWPVIDESEHLLRAQRVIVFKSAKYSIEAPLVIGALVAGASDSQLEGLRAFGLPLGVAYQLRDDMLGVFGDPEVTGKPAGDDLREGKRTVLIASARKTLANGPRQLLDELLGDPDLDEEQVQMLRATLTESGAVAAVERSIERHVQRAKAALDASPLTPSAREQLASLADTVSRRSS, from the coding sequence GTGGCTGAGAGTACGCGATTAGTGGACCTCGTATCGGCGCGTATCGACCGGGCACTCGACGAGCAGCGTGAACGGCTCCTCGCGATCAGCCCCGACCTCGCGCCGTTCGACCGGTACGCACGAGACCTGTTGTCCGGCGGCAAGCGCTTCCGGGCACTGTTCTGCTACTGGGGATGGCAGTCGGTGGCGGGCCGTTCGGGCTCGTTCGACCCGCTGGCCGAAGGGTCCCGGCAGACCACGGCCGAGGCGGTCGTCACGGTCGCCGCCGCGCTCGAGGTCTTCCACGCCGCCGCCCTGGTGCACGACGACATCATGGACCGCTCGGACACCCGCCGCGGGCGTCCGGCCGCGCACCGCCGCTTCGAGTCCCTGCACGAGGAGTCCGGCTTCGTCGGCGACCGCGGGCAGTACGGCACGAACTCCGCGCTGCTCCTCGGCGACCTGCTGCTCTCGCTGAGCGACTCGGTCTTCGACGAGGGCCTCGCGCTCCTCGACCCGGTGCGGGCCCGCATCGTCCGCCAGGAGTTCCACGCGATGCGCCTCGACGTCACGGCGGGGCAGTACCTCGACGTGCACGAGGAGACCGCCTGGCCGGTCATCGACGAGTCCGAGCACCTGCTCCGCGCCCAGCGCGTCATCGTCTTCAAGTCGGCGAAGTACTCGATCGAGGCCCCGCTGGTCATCGGTGCCCTCGTGGCCGGCGCGAGCGACTCCCAGCTCGAGGGCCTCCGCGCCTTCGGGCTCCCCCTCGGCGTGGCGTACCAGCTCCGCGACGACATGCTCGGGGTCTTCGGCGATCCCGAGGTCACCGGCAAGCCGGCCGGCGACGACCTACGAGAGGGCAAGCGCACCGTCCTCATCGCCTCGGCGCGCAAGACGCTGGCGAACGGCCCGCGGCAGCTCCTGGACGAGCTCCTCGGAGACCCCGACCTCGACGAGGAGCAGGTGCAGATGCTCCGCGCGACCCTCACCGAGTCGGGCGCCGTGGCCGCCGTGGAGCGGTCGATCGAGCGGCACGTCCAGCGTGCCAAGGCGGCGCTCGACGCCTCGCCGCTGACGCCGTCGGCGCG
- a CDS encoding DUF3040 domain-containing protein, with translation MPLSEQEQRLLEEMERSLYQNDSDFVARVTRRQGRPTYTAITLGVLGALAGVAIVIVGLVIKAPLLGILGFVVMLAGVLFALRPGMRAPKAKPARPGKPASGGSARPSGGGGGGGSFMDRMNERWDKRNDQS, from the coding sequence ATGCCGCTCTCGGAACAGGAGCAGCGCCTTCTCGAAGAGATGGAGCGCAGCCTCTACCAGAACGATTCCGATTTCGTGGCTCGTGTCACACGTCGACAGGGTCGTCCGACGTACACAGCCATCACGCTCGGGGTCCTCGGCGCACTCGCCGGGGTCGCCATCGTCATCGTCGGCCTCGTCATCAAGGCGCCGCTGCTGGGCATCCTCGGCTTCGTCGTGATGCTCGCCGGTGTCCTGTTCGCGCTGCGCCCGGGCATGCGTGCCCCGAAGGCGAAGCCCGCTCGGCCGGGCAAGCCCGCGTCCGGTGGGTCTGCGCGTCCGTCCGGCGGTGGCGGTGGCGGTGGATCCTTCATGGACCGGATGAACGAGCGCTGGGACAAGCGCAACGACCAGAGCTAG